Proteins from one Fragaria vesca subsp. vesca linkage group LG6, FraVesHawaii_1.0, whole genome shotgun sequence genomic window:
- the LOC101311497 gene encoding PRA1 family protein F2-like, whose translation MSLNPPAGYGTNTAAQTSATKDLTLDSPSQPVHPTRRPWSELFSPSAFSAPYSYADAKSRAKHNLSYFRLNYAMVVLFIVFLSLLWHPVSMIVFLIILIYWVFGYFSRAPGPVVLFNRSFDDGAVLFALSLLTVVALVLTHVGVNVLVSLVVAVVVVGLHAAFRGTEDLYSHEEQDWDAEGGLVSVVGSEPSRPAITRF comes from the coding sequence ATGTCGCTAAACCCACCCGCGGGTTACGGCACCAACACCGCCGCTCAAACCTCCGCCACCAAAGACCTCACCCTTGACTCGCCCTCCCAACCCGTGCACCCCACGCGCCGCCCATGGTCCGAGCTCTTCTCCCCCTCCGCCTTCTCCGCCCCTTACAGCTACGCCGACGCCAAGAGCCGCGCGAAGCACAACCTCAGCTACTTCCGCCTCAACTACGCCATGGTGGTGCTCTTCATCGTCTTCCTCAGCCTCTTATGGCACCCCGTCTCCATGATCGTCTTCCTCATCATCCTCATCTACTGGGTCTTCGGTTACTTCTCACGCGCCCCCGGCCCCGTCGTCCTCTTTAACCGGAGCTTCGACGACGGCGCCGTCCTCTTCGCCCTCAGCCTCCTCACCGTGGTGGCGCTTGTGCTCACGCACGTGGGAGTGAATGTGCTGGTCTCTCTGGTTGTTGCCGTGGTGGTTGTGGGCCTCCACGCCGCGTTCCGGGGCACCGAAGACTTGTATTCTCACGAAGAACAAGACTGGGATGCTGAAGGCGGGTTAGTCTCCGTTGTTGGATCAGAGCCGTCGCGCCCGGCCATTACTCGGTTTTGA